Proteins from a genomic interval of Rhodothermus marinus:
- a CDS encoding exo-beta-N-acetylmuramidase NamZ family protein — translation MPASKSTFSSRRSSWWIAANGLLLSLLVLAGCFTSVPSGRVRTGADVLAARHFDLLQGKRVGLIVNHTARLDTMHLIDRLMAEPEVHLVALFAPEHGLRGTAAAGEEIRDGRDVRTGLPVYSLYGATRKPTPEMLAGLDVLVFDLQDVGARCYTYISTLGLAMQAAAEAGIPFIVLDRPNPLGGELLSGFVLEPEQASFVGLYPIPLVYGMTIGELARMIQGERLLPGLEHLELIVVPLEGWRRSMQWPDTGLPWRPPSPNLPTFEAALAYPGTVFFEAVDGSEGRGTDAPFLQVGTPWANAQALADTLNARGLPGVHFEPVTFTPQSRPGAPHPRYEGRPLHGVRLHITDRRTFRPVVTGIHLLHAFYHQAPPAFRDPFIQRPDWLARLAGTDQLYEWLRNGAAPEAIVASWEKEVEAFRQRRRPYLLY, via the coding sequence ATGCCCGCATCGAAATCAACTTTTTCTTCCCGTCGATCGAGCTGGTGGATCGCGGCTAACGGGCTGCTCCTGAGTCTGCTGGTGCTGGCGGGCTGCTTCACTTCGGTGCCTTCCGGGCGCGTGCGGACGGGCGCCGATGTGCTGGCGGCCCGCCATTTCGATCTATTGCAGGGCAAGCGCGTCGGGCTGATCGTGAACCACACGGCCCGCCTCGACACGATGCACCTGATCGACCGGCTGATGGCCGAGCCCGAGGTGCACCTGGTGGCGCTGTTTGCCCCGGAGCATGGCCTGCGGGGCACGGCCGCCGCGGGCGAGGAGATTCGGGACGGCCGCGACGTGCGCACGGGGCTTCCGGTCTACAGCCTCTACGGCGCCACGCGCAAACCGACCCCGGAGATGCTGGCCGGGCTTGATGTGCTCGTGTTCGACCTGCAGGACGTGGGCGCCCGCTGCTACACGTACATCTCGACGCTGGGGCTGGCCATGCAGGCCGCCGCCGAAGCCGGTATCCCCTTCATCGTGCTGGACCGCCCCAACCCGCTCGGAGGCGAGCTGCTCTCCGGCTTCGTGCTGGAGCCGGAACAGGCGTCGTTCGTGGGACTCTACCCGATTCCGCTGGTTTACGGGATGACGATCGGCGAACTGGCCCGCATGATCCAGGGTGAGCGCCTGCTACCGGGCCTGGAGCACCTGGAGCTGATCGTCGTGCCGCTGGAAGGATGGCGCCGCTCCATGCAGTGGCCCGATACCGGTCTGCCCTGGCGGCCGCCCAGCCCCAACCTGCCCACGTTCGAAGCAGCGCTGGCCTATCCGGGTACCGTCTTCTTCGAGGCGGTCGATGGCAGCGAGGGCCGCGGCACCGACGCGCCGTTTCTGCAGGTGGGGACGCCCTGGGCCAACGCGCAGGCGCTGGCCGACACGCTCAATGCCCGCGGGCTGCCCGGCGTGCACTTCGAGCCCGTCACGTTCACGCCGCAATCACGCCCGGGCGCCCCGCATCCCCGCTACGAAGGCCGGCCGCTGCACGGCGTGCGCCTGCACATCACCGACCGCCGGACGTTCCGGCCGGTCGTCACCGGGATCCACCTGCTGCATGCGTTCTATCACCAGGCGCCGCCGGCCTTCCGCGACCCGTTCATTCAACGACCGGACTGGCTGGCCCGACTGGCCGGCACCGATCAGCTTTATGAATGGCTCCGAAACGGGGCCGCTCCTGAAGCGATCGTGGCAAGCTGGGAAAAAGAAGTAGAAGCGTTCCGGCAACGACGCCGGCCCTATCTGCTTTACTGA
- the moaA gene encoding GTP 3',8-cyclase MoaA: MVYSLPILPAEAVNQAEDPARVPEDFGLTYDPARSEADVLTDGFGRRHTYLRISLIEHCNLRCRYCMPEEGLDWTPPEHLLTDEEIIRLARLFVSQGVTKIRLTGGEPLLRKGIERIVAELARLPGLRALAMTTNGLLLPKKLDRLQAAGLTQLNISLDTLRPERFEILTRRKGFEQVLRAIDLAIARGYRPLKVNCVVLRGFNDDELLDFAAWTKDRPVEVRFIEFMPFDGNGWNDAQLVPAAEMRARIEARYPLEPIAFDPHGTARLFRIPGHQGRLGFIASMTEPFCEGCNRLRITADGSLKVCLFGRAEVSLRDAMRRGASDEELLALISAAVGRKHARHAGMYNLARMRNRPMITIGG; the protein is encoded by the coding sequence ATGGTCTATTCGCTTCCGATTCTACCCGCCGAGGCCGTGAACCAGGCGGAAGACCCCGCCCGGGTTCCGGAAGACTTCGGCCTCACGTACGATCCGGCGCGCTCGGAAGCGGACGTGCTCACCGATGGCTTTGGCCGGCGCCACACCTATCTGCGCATTTCGCTCATCGAACACTGCAACCTGCGCTGCCGCTACTGCATGCCCGAAGAGGGATTGGACTGGACGCCGCCCGAGCATCTGCTGACCGACGAGGAAATCATCCGGCTGGCCCGTCTGTTTGTGTCGCAGGGCGTGACGAAGATCCGGCTGACCGGGGGCGAGCCGCTGCTGCGCAAAGGGATCGAGCGTATCGTGGCCGAGCTGGCCCGCCTTCCGGGGCTCCGGGCGCTGGCCATGACCACGAACGGTCTGCTGCTCCCCAAAAAACTCGACCGCCTGCAGGCGGCCGGTCTGACCCAGCTCAACATCAGCCTCGACACGCTGCGGCCCGAGCGCTTCGAAATCCTCACGCGCCGCAAAGGCTTCGAGCAGGTGCTGCGCGCCATCGATCTGGCCATTGCGCGGGGCTACCGCCCGCTCAAGGTGAACTGCGTCGTGCTCCGGGGCTTCAACGACGACGAGCTGCTGGACTTTGCCGCCTGGACGAAAGACCGGCCCGTCGAGGTGCGCTTCATCGAGTTCATGCCCTTCGACGGCAACGGCTGGAACGACGCGCAGCTCGTACCGGCCGCCGAGATGCGCGCCCGCATCGAAGCCCGCTATCCACTCGAACCCATCGCATTCGATCCGCACGGAACGGCGAGGCTGTTCCGCATTCCCGGCCACCAGGGGCGCCTGGGCTTCATCGCGTCGATGACCGAGCCTTTCTGCGAGGGGTGCAACCGGCTGCGCATTACGGCCGACGGTAGCCTGAAGGTGTGCCTGTTCGGTCGGGCTGAGGTCAGCCTGCGCGATGCCATGCGCCGGGGCGCCAGCGACGAAGAGCTGCTGGCGCTGATCAGCGCGGCCGTCGGACGCAAGCACGCCCGCCATGCCGGCATGTACAACCTGGCGCGCATGCGCAATCGGCCGATGATCACCATCGGCGGCTGA
- a CDS encoding T9SS type A sorting domain-containing protein gives MRKYLFCLALFALSSSPTLRAQPFFVERSEPASGTARVPLEAEVRFYFNDAVSQQTDFNTAFLFEPRRAVRIRRVDLIPETPNRTDCPSVGAGQTCPNLVVYTVTHEAETDYTWLVFAVQNAKDRSMTAPYVLRYTTAATIGSLQVAGTIATPAAKRAWPSTAQARTLRTLLAQAKATGLGRPVFEAETPAVQDERDFTVVFLLRSFTQTVAAWDVAAATVVAGSSGTYQVEYVRPGTYWPVAVRYRNLAQLEIEALGYYDADGDGAPDPVTLKDTDATGITLEMHAFTLATARERLALARDSAQARAADAYLIGLVAANSPRRSGRAYTWIYEFYTPAQSRRIQVRVDPLGATTSVLSGEGLGTIPAVPEPFIDSDQAVSTLLDRGAQALADSIQADPTFALIFDPNTPVRSLVVQLMGGGYYTDQEPSPDSSYWYVRLTAITSTQTRTYEGLVNMVSGHPRVLTETAGLSEAPGPTVQLLPPYPNPARASVTIPLQLARTARVRLSIYDLLGREVARLVEGQQIAGRYSFVWVPPSHLASGMYLVRMEVFANEGHRLVRHRWVMLNR, from the coding sequence ATGCGAAAGTATCTGTTCTGTCTGGCGCTTTTCGCTCTGAGTAGCAGTCCGACGCTGCGCGCGCAGCCTTTCTTCGTGGAGCGCTCCGAGCCGGCTTCGGGAACGGCCAGGGTACCGCTGGAGGCGGAAGTCCGGTTCTATTTCAACGATGCGGTTTCGCAGCAGACCGACTTCAACACGGCCTTTCTGTTTGAGCCCCGGCGGGCCGTGCGCATTCGCCGGGTGGATCTGATACCGGAGACGCCCAACCGGACCGATTGCCCTTCGGTCGGTGCCGGCCAGACGTGCCCGAATCTGGTCGTCTATACCGTTACGCACGAGGCGGAGACAGACTACACCTGGCTGGTGTTTGCCGTGCAGAATGCGAAGGATCGCTCCATGACGGCGCCGTACGTGCTGCGCTACACGACGGCTGCCACGATCGGGTCGCTGCAGGTGGCGGGTACGATCGCAACGCCGGCGGCCAAGCGGGCGTGGCCGTCCACCGCGCAGGCGCGTACGCTGCGGACGTTGCTGGCGCAGGCCAAAGCCACGGGACTGGGCCGTCCGGTCTTTGAGGCCGAAACGCCCGCCGTGCAGGACGAGCGCGATTTCACGGTGGTCTTTCTGCTCCGGAGCTTCACGCAGACCGTGGCCGCCTGGGATGTGGCGGCGGCAACCGTCGTGGCCGGTAGCTCGGGCACCTATCAGGTCGAGTACGTCCGCCCCGGCACCTACTGGCCGGTCGCCGTGCGCTACCGAAATCTTGCGCAGCTTGAGATCGAAGCGCTGGGCTACTACGATGCCGATGGCGACGGCGCGCCCGATCCGGTCACGCTGAAAGACACCGACGCTACCGGTATTACGCTGGAAATGCACGCCTTTACGCTGGCTACGGCCCGCGAGCGGCTGGCGCTGGCCCGCGATTCGGCGCAGGCGCGGGCTGCCGATGCCTACCTGATCGGCCTGGTGGCCGCCAACAGTCCTCGCCGCTCCGGAAGAGCCTACACGTGGATCTACGAGTTCTACACGCCCGCGCAGTCGCGGCGCATCCAGGTGCGCGTCGATCCGCTGGGAGCCACGACGTCGGTGTTGAGCGGCGAAGGGCTGGGCACCATTCCGGCGGTGCCCGAGCCGTTCATCGACAGCGACCAGGCGGTGAGCACGCTGCTCGACCGTGGCGCGCAGGCGCTGGCCGATTCCATCCAGGCCGATCCCACGTTTGCCCTGATTTTCGACCCGAACACTCCCGTGCGCAGCCTGGTCGTGCAGCTCATGGGCGGTGGCTACTACACCGATCAGGAGCCGTCGCCGGACTCCAGCTACTGGTACGTCCGGCTGACGGCGATTACCTCGACGCAGACGCGCACCTACGAAGGGCTGGTCAACATGGTCAGCGGACACCCCCGCGTGCTGACCGAAACTGCGGGGTTATCAGAGGCCCCGGGGCCTACCGTACAGCTGCTGCCGCCTTATCCCAATCCCGCCCGCGCGTCGGTGACGATCCCGCTGCAGCTCGCCCGAACGGCCCGCGTGCGACTGAGCATCTACGACCTGCTGGGCCGTGAGGTGGCGCGGCTGGTCGAAGGACAACAGATCGCGGGCAGGTATTCGTTTGTCTGGGTGCCGCCTTCACACCTGGCCAGCGGTATGTACCTGGTTCGGATGGAAGTCTTCGCGAACGAAGGGCATCGACTGGTGCGTCATCGGTGGGTGATGTTGAACCGCTGA
- a CDS encoding GntR family transcriptional regulator: protein MLQPGKPRHQQLSDWLREQIEQGVYKPQDRLPSEHELSRRFGVSRITVRRALQTLEHEGLIYRCQGVGSFVKQPSHIQQGLVRLTDFAEDMARAGLQARSQVVHFAPEPASAEVASRLGVAEGAMVVRLDRLRLGNDEPLAFDRTWLTPFYAQFLEGRDLEHETIYRILEALGIPIVRGYYRIAAVNAEADVARLLQVPEGTALLRIDRTSCTSGNKVVYFQQRFYRSDRIIYELVLERDSRRRIPPEEGMPLREFEPVFLKPLGS, encoded by the coding sequence ATGCTTCAACCAGGAAAACCCCGTCATCAGCAGCTCAGCGACTGGCTGCGGGAGCAGATCGAGCAGGGCGTTTACAAGCCCCAGGATCGGCTGCCGTCCGAGCACGAGTTGAGCCGCCGTTTCGGCGTGAGCCGGATCACGGTGCGTCGGGCGCTGCAGACGCTGGAGCACGAAGGGCTGATCTATCGCTGTCAGGGCGTCGGCTCTTTTGTGAAACAACCCTCGCACATTCAGCAGGGACTGGTACGTTTGACCGACTTTGCCGAAGATATGGCCCGGGCCGGGCTCCAGGCCCGCTCGCAGGTCGTGCATTTTGCGCCGGAGCCGGCCTCGGCCGAGGTGGCCAGCCGTCTGGGTGTGGCCGAAGGGGCCATGGTGGTGCGGCTGGACCGCCTGCGGCTGGGCAACGACGAACCCCTTGCGTTCGATCGTACCTGGCTGACGCCGTTCTACGCGCAGTTTCTGGAGGGCAGAGATCTGGAGCACGAAACGATCTACCGCATTCTGGAAGCGCTGGGCATCCCGATCGTGCGCGGCTACTATCGCATCGCAGCGGTCAACGCCGAGGCCGACGTGGCCCGGCTGCTCCAGGTGCCCGAGGGAACGGCACTGCTCCGCATCGACCGCACTTCGTGCACCAGCGGCAATAAGGTGGTGTACTTCCAGCAGCGCTTTTACCGGAGCGATCGGATCATTTACGAACTGGTGCTGGAGCGCGACAGCCGGCGCCGCATTCCGCCAGAAGAAGGGATGCCTTTGCGTGAATTTGAACCGGTCTTTTTAAAACCGCTCGGCTCCTGA
- the mreD gene encoding rod shape-determining protein MreD: MPTLLLSSTQLVRILRTTLLGVLVVVLQWLVLNRLRLWGAYPDAVLLFVAYLGLTYGRRAGLIGGFLSGFLLDALLDSWGLHALAKSLMGFLIGLFALQEPEAFRPTLGQAFLGGLVLALVHNGLFVALLALAAGTRTAFMLEALWLGGALYTAFLSALVVLVRTD, translated from the coding sequence ATGCCGACGCTCTTGCTTTCTTCCACACAACTCGTCCGCATCCTGCGCACGACCCTGCTGGGCGTACTCGTGGTGGTGCTGCAGTGGCTGGTGCTGAACCGGCTGCGCCTCTGGGGCGCCTACCCGGATGCGGTCCTGCTGTTTGTGGCTTACCTCGGACTGACCTACGGGCGTCGCGCGGGCCTGATCGGAGGCTTTCTCAGCGGCTTTTTGCTGGACGCACTGCTCGACAGCTGGGGGCTGCACGCCCTGGCCAAAAGCCTGATGGGCTTTCTGATCGGCCTGTTCGCCCTGCAAGAGCCGGAGGCCTTCCGACCGACGCTCGGCCAGGCCTTTCTGGGCGGCCTGGTGCTGGCACTGGTGCACAACGGCCTGTTTGTGGCCTTGCTGGCGCTTGCGGCCGGCACCCGCACCGCCTTCATGCTGGAGGCGCTCTGGCTGGGCGGCGCGCTGTACACGGCCTTCCTGAGCGCACTCGTCGTGCTCGTTCGTACGGATTGA
- the ndk gene encoding nucleoside-diphosphate kinase, giving the protein MEQTLAILKPDCVRRGLIGEVIRRIEAAGFRIRAMKMVHLTKKEAEGFYAVHRGRPFFDELTTFMSSGPCVPMVLEKENAVADFRALIGATDPAEAAEGTIRREFAESKGQNIVHGSDSVENARIEINFFFPSIELVDRG; this is encoded by the coding sequence ATGGAACAGACACTGGCGATTCTCAAGCCCGACTGCGTGCGACGGGGCCTCATCGGTGAGGTGATTCGCCGGATCGAAGCGGCCGGCTTTCGCATTCGTGCCATGAAAATGGTGCACCTGACCAAAAAGGAAGCCGAAGGCTTCTACGCGGTGCACCGGGGCCGGCCGTTCTTCGACGAACTGACGACGTTCATGTCGAGCGGTCCCTGCGTGCCGATGGTGCTGGAGAAAGAAAACGCCGTGGCGGACTTCCGGGCGCTCATCGGCGCGACCGACCCGGCCGAGGCGGCCGAAGGCACCATCCGGCGCGAATTTGCCGAATCCAAAGGCCAGAACATCGTGCACGGCTCCGACTCGGTCGAAAATGCCCGCATCGAAATCAACTTTTTCTTCCCGTCGATCGAGCTGGTGGATCGCGGCTAA
- a CDS encoding DUF3098 domain-containing protein → MARPRTATRTGTRPAASSSRPMVFARRNYHLLLIGVALVVVGFAIMAIEHELDGFWSRNVAPIIIVAGYLEVIWAILWRPRASKRDQ, encoded by the coding sequence ATGGCTCGTCCACGCACCGCTACCCGAACCGGCACACGCCCGGCCGCTTCGAGCAGCCGGCCCATGGTTTTCGCGCGCCGGAACTATCACCTGCTGTTGATCGGCGTTGCGCTGGTCGTGGTGGGTTTTGCCATCATGGCCATCGAGCACGAGCTGGACGGCTTCTGGTCGCGCAACGTCGCGCCGATCATCATCGTGGCCGGCTATCTGGAAGTGATCTGGGCCATTCTCTGGCGGCCGCGCGCGTCGAAGCGCGATCAGTAA
- a CDS encoding NAD(P)-dependent oxidoreductase, translating into MPTVAVIGLGRMGQPIARNLLKAGYEVVVYNRTPEKAEALVSEGARSVSTPGEAARTTGLVLTMVADDAALEAVVEGPDGLLAHLPAGGIHVAMSTISHELSAQLTRRHQERGQFFVGAPVFGRPDAAAAARLRIVAAGPTEAIERCRPILEVLGSQLFVVGTEPAQAHLVKLAGNFLLASMLEALGEAFALTRKAGLAPQQFFEIIDALFGSPIYHNYGQLIASQRYTPPGFALPLGLKDVRLARQAAHALQVPMPLASLVGNHFVEALATGLQEADWAALAEIAARHAGLPPAGA; encoded by the coding sequence ATGCCCACCGTCGCTGTGATCGGACTGGGGCGTATGGGACAGCCCATCGCCCGCAATTTGCTGAAAGCCGGCTACGAGGTCGTCGTTTACAACCGCACGCCGGAAAAAGCCGAAGCGCTGGTAAGCGAGGGCGCGCGGTCCGTCTCCACACCGGGCGAAGCCGCTCGAACCACCGGTCTGGTGCTGACCATGGTGGCCGACGATGCGGCGCTGGAAGCTGTCGTGGAAGGGCCTGACGGCCTGCTGGCGCATCTGCCGGCCGGCGGGATCCATGTAGCCATGAGCACCATCAGCCATGAACTTTCAGCGCAGCTGACCCGTCGGCACCAGGAACGCGGCCAGTTTTTTGTCGGTGCGCCCGTCTTCGGACGCCCCGATGCAGCTGCGGCTGCCCGGCTTCGGATCGTGGCTGCCGGTCCGACCGAAGCAATCGAACGCTGCCGCCCGATCCTCGAGGTGCTGGGGAGTCAGCTATTTGTGGTCGGAACGGAGCCGGCGCAGGCCCATCTGGTAAAGCTGGCTGGCAATTTTCTGCTGGCTTCTATGCTGGAAGCGCTGGGCGAAGCGTTTGCGCTCACGCGCAAGGCCGGACTGGCGCCGCAGCAGTTCTTCGAGATCATCGACGCGCTGTTCGGCTCCCCCATCTACCACAACTACGGCCAGCTGATCGCTTCACAGCGCTACACGCCGCCGGGCTTTGCCCTGCCGCTGGGCCTGAAGGACGTGCGTCTGGCCCGCCAGGCGGCCCATGCGCTGCAGGTTCCTATGCCGCTGGCCTCTCTGGTGGGAAACCACTTTGTCGAAGCACTCGCCACCGGGCTGCAGGAAGCCGACTGGGCCGCGCTGGCCGAAATTGCCGCCCGCCATGCTGGCCTGCCACCGGCCGGCGCTTAG
- the dacB gene encoding D-alanyl-D-alanine carboxypeptidase/D-alanyl-D-alanine endopeptidase — protein MRFVHLLYVALLVALSTTGLHAPASLEARLEDVRAHLSTEQAFWGLYVADVKSDQVLVAQNAEQGLLPASTHKLLTTAAALDLLGPDYRYQTVLYFVGQVDGATLRGDLILRGSGDPTFGSPSWPGPDPLRTWAQELARMGIRRIEGRLIGDDNRFDDRPYADGWDIDYVTTQINLGLGFAVGGLSYHDNIVRLRMQATRPGAPLAFTQEPFDYLTIENRAYTAARRYGEAIRIERAFASEQVRLTGSVPATYRGTIELPVANPTRYALAAFRHYLEQAGITVAAELFDVDELPAPPRYDRRQALLVHFSPPLAEIVRVINHRSHNFYAEQVFRTLSPDGSAEGAARRIRAFLQRQGIDTRGLTIRDGSGLSRKNLVPPAVLGQLLVAMQHHPSRDAFVASLPQGGTRRSTLEDRLHGVPVRAKTGSLLHVRTLSGYLTTRDGRTLAFALMANNFTTSPSRIVRTLDEMVRTLHTAP, from the coding sequence ATGCGTTTTGTTCACCTGCTGTACGTCGCCCTGCTGGTGGCCCTGAGCACGACCGGCCTGCACGCGCCGGCCTCCCTCGAAGCCCGCCTGGAAGACGTTCGCGCCCACCTGTCCACCGAACAGGCTTTCTGGGGCCTGTACGTCGCCGACGTGAAAAGCGACCAGGTGCTGGTGGCGCAGAACGCCGAGCAGGGGTTGCTTCCGGCCTCCACGCACAAACTGCTCACCACGGCGGCCGCCCTGGATCTGCTGGGACCGGACTACCGCTATCAGACCGTCCTGTACTTCGTCGGTCAGGTGGACGGCGCCACGCTGCGCGGCGATCTGATCCTGCGCGGCTCGGGCGATCCCACCTTCGGTAGCCCCTCCTGGCCGGGCCCCGACCCGCTCCGAACCTGGGCGCAGGAGCTGGCCCGCATGGGCATTCGCCGCATCGAAGGCCGCCTCATCGGCGACGACAACCGCTTCGACGACCGCCCCTACGCGGACGGCTGGGACATCGACTACGTGACCACGCAGATCAACCTGGGGCTGGGTTTTGCCGTCGGCGGCCTGTCGTACCACGACAACATCGTACGGCTGCGCATGCAGGCCACGCGGCCGGGCGCACCGCTGGCGTTCACGCAGGAGCCCTTCGACTATCTGACCATCGAGAACCGGGCCTATACGGCCGCCCGACGTTACGGCGAGGCCATCCGGATCGAGCGGGCGTTCGCCTCCGAGCAGGTGCGGCTGACCGGTTCGGTCCCGGCCACGTACCGGGGTACGATCGAACTGCCCGTCGCCAATCCGACCCGCTACGCGCTGGCGGCTTTCCGCCATTACCTGGAGCAGGCGGGTATCACCGTGGCGGCCGAGTTGTTCGATGTGGACGAACTACCGGCACCGCCCCGCTACGACCGCCGCCAGGCCCTGCTCGTACACTTTTCGCCCCCGCTGGCCGAGATCGTGCGCGTCATCAACCACCGGAGCCACAATTTCTATGCGGAGCAGGTCTTCCGGACGCTCAGTCCGGACGGCTCGGCCGAAGGAGCCGCCCGACGCATCCGCGCCTTCCTGCAGCGTCAGGGCATCGATACCCGCGGACTGACCATCCGGGACGGCTCGGGGCTTTCCCGCAAGAACCTGGTCCCGCCGGCCGTGCTGGGCCAGTTGCTGGTGGCCATGCAGCACCATCCGAGCCGCGACGCCTTCGTGGCCTCGCTTCCGCAGGGCGGCACGCGCAGGTCGACGCTGGAAGACAGGCTGCACGGCGTTCCGGTCCGGGCCAAAACCGGTTCGCTGCTGCACGTGCGCACGCTGAGCGGGTACCTGACCACCCGCGACGGCCGCACGCTGGCTTTTGCCCTGATGGCGAACAACTTCACCACATCGCCTTCCCGGATCGTGCGCACGCTCGACGAAATGGTCCGTACGCTGCACACCGCTCCCTGA